In one Rhodococcus sp. B50 genomic region, the following are encoded:
- a CDS encoding roadblock/LC7 domain-containing protein encodes MNIDHGSDAARPLDWLVSNFAREVPGVSHAVLVSADGLLMAASAHLPVDRAEQLAAVTSGLASLSNGVSQLFDGGGVLQSVVEMQHGYLLLMSVGDGSHLAALTASECDIGQVGYEMALLVDRVGASVEATPRVGLGS; translated from the coding sequence ATGAATATTGATCATGGATCCGACGCAGCTCGTCCATTGGACTGGTTGGTTTCCAACTTCGCGCGCGAAGTCCCGGGTGTCTCGCATGCCGTGCTCGTGTCCGCCGACGGCCTCCTCATGGCCGCCAGCGCCCACCTCCCGGTGGATCGTGCCGAGCAGCTCGCTGCGGTGACCTCGGGTCTGGCGAGCCTGTCCAACGGTGTGTCGCAGCTGTTCGACGGGGGAGGTGTGCTGCAGTCCGTCGTGGAGATGCAGCACGGTTACCTGTTGTTGATGAGTGTCGGCGACGGCTCCCACCTTGCGGCTCTGACGGCCTCCGAGTGCGACATCGGACAGGTCGGTTACGAGATGGCGCTCCTGGTCGATCGAGTGGGTGCTTCGGTCGAAGCCACTCCGCGG